From the genome of Verrucomicrobiaceae bacterium, one region includes:
- a CDS encoding small basic protein, which translates to MSQHRSLKTSGSVGTKRSVLKRGERVKLLKTRGLWKEGRLPTNLPKTKPE; encoded by the coding sequence ATGTCCCAGCATCGCAGCCTCAAGACCTCCGGCTCCGTCGGCACCAAGCGCAGTGTTCTGAAGCGCGGTGAACGCGTGAAGCTGCTGAAAACCCGCGGTTTGTGGAAAGAAGGTCGTCTGCCGACGAACCTGCCAAAAACCAAGCCCGAGTAA
- a CDS encoding pseudouridine synthase — protein sequence MRLNRYLSQCGIASRRGAEQIIVEGRVSINGHVITSLATQVEPEDKVIVDGKPVKTELPVVLALNKPKGYICSRGDTHERMTIYDLLPDRFQHLHHVGRLDKESEGLLLMTNRGDLSHRIIHPSQGAEKEYEVVVDQPMTQDTMAKLVKGMPTEEGHAKVERAWLDGAYRCHLVLKQGLKRQIRLMMYGLGYEVERLTRIRIGWLQLRGMQKGSWKQLTPAEVERFFAEEARQSQRERPAPKKTGSRTPRAPRSPAGRPARVESQDDFFDDEAPRRPRSPGARRGPPARDSGPEKRPRGPGARRGPPARDNDSEKRPRGPGARRGPPTRDSDSEKRPRGRTGFGPKRPGKSSPPKGPRRGPPPGRRG from the coding sequence GTGCGGCTCAATCGCTATCTCAGCCAGTGTGGCATCGCCTCTCGCAGGGGTGCGGAGCAGATCATCGTCGAAGGACGTGTGTCGATCAATGGCCACGTCATCACCAGCCTAGCGACCCAGGTCGAGCCCGAGGACAAAGTCATCGTCGATGGCAAGCCCGTGAAGACCGAGCTGCCCGTCGTCCTGGCCCTGAACAAGCCCAAAGGCTACATCTGCTCCCGTGGCGACACGCATGAGCGCATGACCATTTATGACCTGCTGCCGGACCGCTTTCAGCACCTGCACCATGTGGGCAGGCTCGATAAAGAGAGCGAAGGCCTGCTGCTCATGACGAATCGCGGTGATCTCTCTCACCGCATCATCCACCCCAGCCAGGGTGCAGAGAAAGAATACGAAGTGGTCGTGGACCAGCCCATGACCCAGGACACGATGGCAAAACTGGTCAAAGGCATGCCCACCGAGGAGGGCCACGCGAAAGTGGAGCGTGCCTGGCTGGACGGAGCCTACCGCTGCCACCTGGTGCTGAAACAGGGCCTGAAACGCCAAATTCGCCTTATGATGTATGGCCTCGGCTACGAGGTCGAGCGGCTCACCCGCATCCGCATCGGCTGGTTGCAGCTACGCGGCATGCAAAAGGGCAGTTGGAAGCAGCTCACCCCGGCAGAGGTCGAACGCTTCTTTGCCGAGGAGGCTCGCCAATCACAACGCGAGCGACCCGCGCCGAAAAAAACCGGCTCCAGAACCCCGCGAGCCCCCAGATCACCCGCTGGCCGCCCAGCTCGCGTCGAGAGCCAAGATGACTTTTTCGACGACGAAGCACCTCGCCGCCCACGCAGCCCAGGTGCCCGCCGAGGCCCTCCTGCGAGAGATTCCGGCCCAGAAAAGCGCCCACGCGGCCCCGGTGCTCGCCGTGGTCCGCCTGCGCGGGACAACGACTCTGAAAAGCGTCCTCGTGGCCCAGGTGCCCGCCGTGGCCCACCTACGAGAGACAGCGACTCCGAAAAGCGTCCTCGTGGTCGTACTGGTTTCGGCCCGAAGCGCCCTGGCAAATCCTCTCCACCCAAAGGCCCCCGTCGCGGACCGCCTCCAGGTCGTCGCGGCTGA